A portion of the Rhodococcus pseudokoreensis genome contains these proteins:
- a CDS encoding phage holin family protein → MTFLVRLVINAFAIWLAAAWVSGIDISSSGNGTGWDIVVLLGIALVFTVVNIFVKPLVKLLSLPLLILTLGLFTLVINALMLLLTAWLSSQTEYGLTVDGFWTAVWGGLIISIVNFVLGILLPDGD, encoded by the coding sequence ATGACCTTCTTGGTACGCCTCGTCATCAACGCGTTCGCGATCTGGCTGGCGGCAGCCTGGGTGTCGGGTATCGACATCTCCAGTTCGGGCAACGGAACCGGCTGGGACATCGTGGTGCTGCTCGGCATCGCGCTGGTGTTCACGGTCGTCAACATCTTCGTCAAGCCGCTGGTGAAGTTGCTGTCGCTGCCGCTGCTGATCCTGACGCTCGGCCTGTTCACCCTGGTGATCAACGCCCTGATGCTGTTGCTCACCGCGTGGCTGAGCTCCCAGACCGAGTACGGCCTGACCGTCGACGGCTTCTGGACGGCCGTGTGGGGCGGCCTGATCATCTCGATCGTCAACTTCGTTCTCGGCATCCTGCTGCCGGACGGCGACTGA
- a CDS encoding lysophospholipid acyltransferase family protein: MDKPEVTLENYEAVYAYYRDHRQNRVLAKLAYASLYAKYRPRIVYADDAKAQLAGLVKSGRVLIIAANHVTHSDQYTLAATAWNTPLRRAIGRTRVLAKDELFVDPDLHKKVDMMGGIPVFRSKNYGLRAVADAGRLMMDISAERLCRGDNLAIFPEGTCNEDDPTRLQHINSGIGHIAKRAADRGVSPVLLSIGISYGPDAHGPDPENVKSASVFVSEPVFDLPAKPMDIAHVVQKDLQIAVDGAVAAY; this comes from the coding sequence ATGGACAAGCCCGAGGTGACTCTCGAGAACTACGAAGCGGTGTACGCGTACTACCGCGACCACCGGCAGAATCGGGTGCTCGCCAAGCTGGCGTACGCGTCGCTGTATGCGAAGTACCGGCCGCGGATCGTGTACGCGGACGACGCGAAGGCGCAGCTCGCCGGGCTGGTGAAGTCGGGCAGGGTGCTGATCATCGCGGCCAATCACGTGACCCACAGCGATCAGTACACGCTGGCGGCGACGGCCTGGAACACGCCGTTGCGCCGCGCGATCGGACGCACCCGGGTGCTCGCGAAAGACGAATTGTTCGTCGACCCCGACCTGCACAAGAAGGTCGACATGATGGGCGGGATCCCGGTGTTCCGCAGCAAGAACTACGGGCTCCGGGCGGTCGCCGACGCGGGCAGGCTCATGATGGACATCTCCGCCGAACGGCTCTGTCGCGGCGACAACCTGGCGATCTTTCCCGAGGGCACGTGCAACGAGGACGACCCGACCCGGCTGCAGCACATCAACAGCGGTATCGGTCACATCGCGAAACGTGCGGCGGATCGCGGAGTCTCGCCCGTGCTGCTGTCCATCGGCATCAGTTACGGGCCGGACGCTCACGGGCCCGACCCCGAGAACGTGAAGTCGGCGAGCGTGTTCGTGTCGGAGCCGGTGTTCGACCTCCCGGCGAAACCGATGGACATCGCGCACGTCGTGCAGAAGGACCTGCAGATCGCGGTCGACGGGGCGGTCGCCGCGTACTGA
- a CDS encoding Clp protease N-terminal domain-containing protein, translated as MFERFSMDARAVVIGAQQEARDVKSPQIGPEHLVLALLSVKTEPVHGILADAGIEEDAARSTVASHGTALSDADAEALESIGIDLDAVRQSLEQNFGKGVLDPEQPSEKRGWFGRKSGHIGFTRDAKKAIELSLREALARKDDHIGAEHIFLGVLRVAEGTTKEILEVRVGVGELRRRMHAALDDRAA; from the coding sequence ATGTTCGAACGATTCTCGATGGACGCCCGGGCCGTGGTGATCGGCGCGCAGCAGGAAGCGCGCGACGTGAAGTCACCGCAGATCGGGCCCGAACACCTCGTACTCGCGCTGCTGTCCGTGAAAACCGAACCCGTCCACGGCATCCTCGCCGACGCCGGCATCGAGGAGGACGCGGCGCGATCGACCGTCGCGTCGCACGGCACCGCCCTGAGCGACGCCGACGCGGAAGCACTCGAATCGATCGGGATCGACCTCGACGCCGTGCGGCAGAGTCTCGAGCAGAACTTCGGCAAGGGCGTGCTCGATCCGGAACAGCCCTCGGAGAAGCGCGGCTGGTTCGGCCGGAAGTCGGGGCATATCGGGTTCACCCGCGACGCGAAGAAGGCGATCGAACTGTCGCTGCGGGAGGCGCTGGCGCGCAAGGACGATCACATCGGCGCAGAGCACATCTTCCTCGGGGTGCTGCGCGTCGCCGAGGGCACGACGAAGGAGATCCTCGAGGTCCGGGTCGGAGTCGGCGAACTCCGCCGGCGCATGCACGCGGCTCTCGACGACCGCGCGGCCTGA
- a CDS encoding PLP-dependent cysteine synthase family protein, with the protein MTVDDCVVIDRSLPRDWVDNAVRLIDADAQRSADTHLLRYPLPVDWGVQLYLKDESTHITGSLKHRLARSLFLYAICNGWITEGTTVIEASSGSTAVSEAYFAKMLGLDFVAVMPRSTSGAKIALIEAQGGRCHFIDHPPEIYSEARRLAAETNGHFMDQFTHAERATDWRGNNNIAESIFQQMIQEEHPVPEWLVMSAGTGGTSATLGRYIRYRRHATRLLVVDPENSAFFGGYENNSCEFATGMPSRIEGIGRPRVEPSFVGQVIDRMMRVPDAASIATARHASSVLGRRVGGSTGTNLWGAFTVVAQMLAAGRSGSVVTVLCDGGERYADTYFDDDWVAGEGIDLSGPTAVLDRFAATGAWPGQPG; encoded by the coding sequence GTGACGGTCGACGACTGCGTCGTCATCGACAGGAGCTTGCCGCGGGACTGGGTCGACAACGCCGTCCGCCTCATCGACGCCGACGCGCAGCGCAGCGCCGACACGCACCTGCTGCGGTACCCGCTGCCCGTCGACTGGGGTGTGCAGCTCTATCTGAAGGACGAGTCGACCCACATCACGGGCAGCCTCAAGCACCGGCTGGCCCGGTCGCTGTTCCTGTACGCGATCTGCAACGGCTGGATCACCGAGGGAACCACGGTCATCGAGGCGTCGTCGGGATCGACGGCCGTCAGTGAGGCGTACTTCGCGAAGATGCTCGGCCTCGACTTCGTGGCCGTCATGCCGCGCAGCACGAGCGGCGCGAAGATCGCCCTCATCGAGGCGCAGGGCGGTCGCTGCCACTTCATCGACCACCCGCCGGAGATCTACAGCGAGGCCCGTCGGCTCGCCGCGGAGACGAACGGTCACTTCATGGACCAGTTCACGCACGCGGAACGGGCCACCGACTGGCGGGGCAACAACAACATCGCCGAGTCGATCTTCCAGCAGATGATTCAGGAAGAGCACCCGGTGCCGGAGTGGCTCGTCATGAGTGCCGGGACCGGCGGCACCAGTGCGACGCTGGGCCGGTACATCCGCTACCGCAGGCACGCGACCCGCCTCCTCGTCGTGGACCCCGAGAACTCCGCGTTCTTCGGCGGCTACGAGAACAACTCCTGCGAGTTCGCGACGGGAATGCCGTCGCGGATCGAGGGCATCGGCCGGCCTCGGGTCGAGCCGTCCTTCGTCGGGCAGGTCATCGACCGCATGATGCGGGTGCCCGACGCTGCGTCCATCGCGACGGCCCGGCACGCCAGTTCGGTGCTGGGTCGCCGGGTCGGCGGGTCGACGGGCACGAACCTGTGGGGTGCGTTCACCGTCGTCGCGCAGATGCTCGCGGCCGGACGGTCGGGCAGTGTCGTCACCGTCCTGTGCGACGGCGGCGAACGGTACGCCGACACCTACTTCGACGACGACTGGGTGGCCGGGGAGGGAATCGACCTCTCGGGTCCCACCGCGGTGCTCGACCGGTTCGCGGCGACCGGGGCGTGGCCCGGTCAGCCCGGCTGA
- a CDS encoding DUF4229 domain-containing protein, which translates to MSESSEKPEDQVEPADSSATAKQGGRVTKGQLARDVAIYSIARLLLVVVIGAIILGVASLVGVAVPLLVAAIFAVLIALPLSLLLFAKLRKRVNEGIATFDAQRRADQADLRARLRGEGTSR; encoded by the coding sequence GTGAGCGAGTCATCCGAGAAGCCAGAAGACCAGGTCGAGCCCGCAGATTCGAGCGCGACAGCGAAGCAGGGTGGGCGGGTGACCAAGGGGCAGCTGGCGCGCGACGTCGCGATCTATTCGATCGCCCGGCTGCTGCTGGTCGTCGTCATCGGCGCCATCATCCTCGGGGTGGCCTCGCTCGTCGGAGTCGCCGTGCCGCTGCTCGTCGCCGCGATCTTCGCGGTCCTCATCGCACTCCCGCTGTCGCTCCTTCTGTTCGCGAAACTCCGCAAGAGGGTCAACGAGGGGATCGCCACGTTCGACGCGCAGCGCCGCGCGGACCAGGCCGACCTGCGTGCCCGGCTCCGCGGTGAGGGCACGTCCCGGTGA
- a CDS encoding BldC family transcriptional regulator, translating to MSAPTYNGPGFSGSNEALMTPGQVAALFHVDPKTVTRWAHAGRLGSLRTPGGHRRFREAEVMQLLRSLTTEAGRP from the coding sequence ATGAGCGCACCCACCTACAACGGACCCGGATTCAGCGGATCCAACGAAGCCCTCATGACCCCGGGCCAGGTGGCTGCCCTGTTCCATGTCGACCCGAAGACCGTGACGCGTTGGGCGCACGCGGGCCGGCTCGGATCGCTGCGCACCCCCGGTGGGCACCGCCGCTTCCGCGAGGCCGAGGTCATGCAGTTGCTCCGCTCCCTGACCACGGAGGCCGGCCGACCCTGA
- a CDS encoding GNAT family N-acetyltransferase, translating into MIRTAISTDLPALQDIEIAAGAPFRDIGMDAVADDPPFSLDELTEYLQLECIWVAVDADDAPVAYALVAVVDGGAHIEQVSVHPSHARQGLGALLLDEISSWAAVRGLPALTLTTFVDVPWNAPYYERLGFRPLPETDLTPGLSRIRDDEARHGLAAWPRVTMSRAVTAAVRTAAPAPQPG; encoded by the coding sequence GTGATCCGCACGGCCATTTCCACCGACCTTCCCGCTCTGCAAGACATCGAAATCGCGGCGGGTGCGCCGTTTCGTGACATCGGAATGGACGCCGTCGCCGACGATCCTCCGTTCTCACTCGACGAGCTGACCGAATACCTCCAGCTGGAATGCATTTGGGTCGCGGTCGACGCAGACGACGCCCCGGTGGCCTACGCACTCGTCGCCGTCGTCGACGGCGGCGCCCACATCGAGCAGGTGTCGGTCCACCCATCCCACGCCCGTCAGGGCCTCGGCGCGCTGCTGCTCGACGAGATCTCGTCGTGGGCGGCCGTCCGAGGACTGCCCGCCCTCACCCTCACCACGTTCGTCGACGTCCCGTGGAACGCCCCCTATTACGAGCGGCTGGGTTTCCGTCCCCTGCCGGAGACCGACCTCACACCGGGCCTGTCACGCATCCGCGACGACGAGGCCCGGCACGGCCTCGCCGCGTGGCCGCGGGTGACGATGTCCCGCGCAGTGACCGCGGCGGTGCGCACCGCCGCACCCGCGCCTCAGCCGGGCTGA